The genomic segment AGCGGAACGAGATCCTCCAGCTTCTGGTCCTGGAACCCGCCTACGCCGTTTTGGACGAGACCGACTCCGGGCTGGACATCGACGCCCTCAAGGTGGTGGCCCGGGGGGTGAACGCCATGCGGGGGCCCAGCTTCGGCGCCCTGGTCATCACCCACTACCAGCGCCTCTTGAACTACATCGTCCCCGACCGGGTGCACGTGATGATGGACGGGCGCATCGTGGCGGAGGGCGGCCCCGAACTGGCCCTGGAGCTGGAGGCTAAGGGCTACGAGTGGCTCCGGGAAAGGGTAAAGGAGGGAGCATGAGCGAGGCCGATCTGAGGGCGCTGGGCGAAGAGTACAAGTACCACTTCGTGGACGAGGTCAAGCCGGTCTTCGTGGCCGAGCGGGGCCTCACCCGAAGGGTGATCGAGGCCATCAGCTACCACAAGGGAGAGCCCGAGTGGATGCTGAAGTTCCGCCTGCGGGCTTTGGAGATTTTCCAGAAGAAGCCCATGCCCACCTGGGGCCCCGACCTCTCGGGCCTGGATCTGGACAACCTGGTCTACTACGTGAAGCCCGCGGAAACCCGGGACGCCAAAAGCTGGGAGGAGATTCCGGAGGAGATCCGCCGCACCTACGAGCGCCTGGGGATCCCCGAGGCCGAGCGCAAGGTGCTCGCCGGGGTGGGGGCCCAGTACGACTCGGAGATGGTCTACCACCGGGTCAGGGAGGAGCTGGAGCGGCAGGGGGTCATCTTCGTGGCCATTGAGGAGGGGATGAAGAAGTACGAAGACCTCTTCAAGGAGTACTTCGCCAAGGTGGTCCCCCCGGAGGACAACAAGTTCGCCGCCCTGAACTCCGCCGCCTGGTCCGGGGGCTCCTTCGTCTACATCCCCCCCGGGGTGAAGGTGGAGCTTCCCTTGCAGGCCTATTTCCGGGTCAACACCCCCGAGTTCGGCCAGTTTGAGCGCACCCTGATCATCGTGGACGAGGGGGCCGAGGTGCACTACATCGAGGGGTGTACCGCCCCCGTGTACTCCACGGAAAGCCTCCATACCGGGGTCATCGAGATCGTGGTGAAGCGGGGGGCCAGGAGCCGCTACACCACCATCCAGAACTGGTCCACCAACATGTACAACCTGGTGACCCAACGGGCCCTGGTCTACGGGGATGCCTTCCACGAGTGGCTGGACGGCAACCTGGGCTCCAAGGTCACCATGAAGTACCCCTCCAGCTACCTCCTGGAGCCCGGGGCCCGCACGGAGATCCTCTCCATCGCCTTCGCCAAAACCGGCCAGCACCAGGACACCGGGGCCAAGATCATCCTGGGAGCCCCCCACACCTCGGGCACCATTGTCTCCAAGAGCATCTCCAAGGGGGAGGGCCGGGCCAGCTACCGGGGACTGGTGAAGGTGCTGGAGGGGGCTAAGGGCGCGAAGGCCAACGTGGAGTGCGACGCCCTCCTCATCGACCCGGAGAGCCGCACCGACACCTACCCCTACATCGAGATCGAGGAGAACACCGCCCACGTGGGCCACGAGGCCACGGTCTCCAAGATCAACGACGAGCAGATCTTCTACCTGCAGAGCCGGGGCCTTAAGGAGGACGAGGCCGCTGCCCTCATCGTGCGGGGCTTCATCGAGCCCATCGCCAAGGAGCTCCCCCTGGAGTATGCGGTGGAGCTGAACCGGCTCATCGAGCTGGAGATGGAAGGCTCCGTAGGCTAAGCCTTTCCATCAAGGGCCTTAACCTTTGCCCTAGGAGGATTCATGCAGGTACTGGACAAAACGCAGGTGGAAGCCATCTCCCAGGCTCTAAAGGAGCCGGGCTGGGTGCTGGAGAAAAGGCTAAGGGCCCTCGAGGCCTTCGCCCGCCTCCCCTACCCCAGCCGAAAGGACGAGGCCTGGCGCTACACGGATCTCTCCGAGGCCCCCTTGGAAGGGGAGGTGGAAACCCCTATGGGGCGCAAGCTCTCCCGGGACGAACTTCCCGAGCTGGTGAAGCGCCGCCTGGAGAAGACGGATGTTTCGGGCTTCCTGGTCTTCGTGGGCCCGGACCTGGTCTATGCGGAGGTGCCGGAGGAGCTTTCCGCCAAGGGCCTGGTCTTCACCAGCCTGGCCGAGGCCATGACCACCCACCCCGCCCAGGTGGAGGCCAGCCTCTTCCAGGGGGTCTACGTGGAGGACAAGTTCGCCGCGGAAAACTCCGCCTTCTTCACCCACGGGGCTTTCCTCTACGTGCCCGCGGGGCTCGAGGTGGAGAAGCCCCTGGGGGTCTTCAAGGTGCTGGAAGGGGGCAAGGCCTCGGCGGGCCGGAGCCTCCTCTTCCTGGAGGATAACGCCAAGGCCGCCTACATCGAGGAGTACCTCTCCTTGGACCTCCCTCCCACCCTACACCTCTCCGCCACGGAGATGGTCCTGAGGCCAGGGGCCCGGTTGCGTCACGCCCACGTGCAGACCCTGGGCAACGGGGTCTGGCACTTCCACCGGCAACGGGCCCTATTGGAGCGGGATGCCGCCTTAAACGACCTGGTGGTAAACCTGGGTGGGAGCTACGCCCGGAGCGAGGTGGCCTCGGAGCTATTGGGCCCGGGAGCGGAAAGCGAGATGCTGGGGCTCTACTTCGGCCACGGCCTCCAGCACTTCGACCACTACACCCTGCAGCACCACGTGGAGCACCATACCCGAAGCGACCTCCTCTACAAGGGAGCGGTGAAGGACGAGGCCCGGGCGGTCTTCTCCGGCCTCATCAAGCTGGAACGGGGGGCCCAGAAAACCGACGCCTACCAGGCCAACCGCAACCTCATCCTCTCCCCCACCGCCCGGGTGGACTCCATCCCCCAGCTGGAGATCGGGGCCAACGACGTGCGCTGCACCCACGGAAGCACCACCGCCCCCGTGGACGAGATGCAGCTTTTCTACCTGCAGTCCCGGGGCCTGCCTCAGAGCCTTGCCCAGGAGCTCTTGGTCAAGGCCCACCTGGCGGACGTCCTTAACCGCATTCCCCTGAAGGCCTTAAGGGCCCACCTCGAGGCGGTGATCGAGGAAAAGGTTAGAATCTGAAGCCATGTGGACCCCGGTGGCCAAGCTGGGCGATCTGGAAAACGGCAGGCTGGTAGTCAAAAGGCCCGAGCACAAGAAGCCCATCCTCCTCCTCTACACCGGGGAGGAGGTCTTTGCCCTGGAGGACGTCTGCACCCACGACGACGGCCCCCTCCACGAGGGGGATGTGGAAGACGGAGAGATCATCTGCCCCCGGCACGGGGCCCGTTTTGACCTGAAAACAGGCCGGCAGACCCTTCCCGCCCCCAGGCCCGTCAAGGTCTTCCCCGCCAGGTTGGAGGGGGATACCATCCTCCTGGACCTCTAAACGCCCACTCATCCACCAGGCCCCAAGTCTTCCTTGGGGCCTTTGTCCTTGACGGCAGGAGGGAGGAGGGCTAGGCTAGGGATACCCACCCCACCTGGGGTGGGGGGGAGGTGGAAGGATGCTTAAGCTCAAGGTGGAAGGCATGACCTGCAAACACTGCGTGATGGCGGTCAAGAAGGCCCTCATGAGGGTGCCGGGGGTGGAGAAGGCCGAGGTAAGCCTGGAACGGGCCGAGGCCCTGGTGGAGGGGAAGGTGGATCCCGAGGCCCTGATCCGGGCGGTGGAGGAGGAGGGCTACCGGGCCGCCCTGGCGGGCTAAGGAGGCCCTATGCCCCGCCACCACCTCCACCTGGACCCCAAGGTGCGGGAAGAGGCCCAAAGGCGTCTCCTCTCCGCCAAAGGTCACCTCGAGGGTATCCTGCGCATGCTGGAGGATCCCCACGTCTACTGCGTGGACGTGCTTAAGCAACTCAAGGCGGTGGAAGGCGCCCTGGACCGGGTGGGGGAGATGGTCCTAAGAGCTCACCTCAGGGACCACGTGGCCACCGCCCACGAGCGGGGGGATGTGGAGGAGATCGTGGAGGAATTGATGGAGGCCCTCAAGTACCGTTGACCCCCTCCCGGTCCTCGGCGGGCGTAGGCCAAAGGGCGCACCAGCCTGGGGAGAGCAAAGGGGTGTCCGCAAGGAGGGTATGAGGCTATGGCACTGGAAGTGAAGGTAGGGGTAAAGGGCATGACCTGCGCCTCGTGCGTGGTGCGGGTGGAAAGGGCGCTCAAGCGCGCCCCCGGGGTGGAGGAGGCCCGGGTTAACCTCACCACCGAGGAAGCCTTCTTGCGGTTACAGGAAGGGGTGGACCTCAAGGAGGTCCTAAAACAGGTGGAGGAGGCAGGTTACGAACCCGTGGTGGCCCGGGTGGAGATCCCCATCCGGGGCATGACCTGCGCCGCCTGCGTGGCCCGGGTGGAAAGGGCCTTGAAGAAACTGCCCGGGGTCCTTTCCGCAAACGTCAACCTGGCCACGGAAAAGGCCCTGGTGGAGTACCTCCCCGACACCGTGACCCTCCCCCGCCTGCGCCAGGCCATCCGGGATGCAGGGTACGAACCCCTGGAGGTAGCCCAGGAGGAAAAGCAGGCTCCCGCTTACCCCACGGATCTCCTCCTCGCCCTGCCCTTTGCCTTCCTCACTCTCCTTCTGGCCATGGGGCCCATGCTCCTTCCCCTTCCCCACCTCCCCCCTCTTTTCCAGGCCCTCACCGCCCTCCCCGTCCTCTACGCCGGCCGGCGCTTTTTCCGCCAGGCCCTGGCGGAGATGCGGCACCGCGCTCTGGGCATGAGCACCCTGGTGGCCCTAGGCGCAGGAAGCGCCTACCTCTACTCCTTTTTGGTCCTGCTCTTCCCCACCCTTTTCCCAAAGGAGGCCCGCCACCTCTACCTCGAGGCGGGTGCGGTGATCCTGGCCCTGATCCTTTTGGGCAAGCACCTGGAGGAAAAGGCCAAGGGGAAGGCCTCGGAGGCCATCCGCAAGCTTCTGGCCTTAAGGCCCAAGACCGCCCGGGTGGTTCAGGAGGGGAAGGAAAGGGAAATCCCCGCCGAGGCCCTCATCCCTAGGGACCTGGTGCGGGTGCTTCCCGGGGAGCGCATTCCCGCGGACGGGGTGGTGGTGGAGGGCTTCAGCCATGTGGACGAGGCCATGCTCACCGGGGAGCCCATCCCCAAGGCCAAAGGGCCAGGGGATGAGGTGGTGGGGGGAACGGTGAACGGGGAAGGCCCCCTCCTCGTCCGGGTAAGCCGGGTGGGGGAGGCCACGGTCCTGGCCCAGATGGCCCGCCTGGTGGAGGAAGCCCAGGCCTACAAACCCCGGGTGCAGGAGGTGGCGGACCGCATCGCCAGCGTCTTCGTGCCCATCGTGCTCCTCATCGCCTTGGTCACCTTCGGGCTTTGGCTCCTCTTGGGGCCCGGCCTCTCCTACGCCTTTGTGGCCCTTCTTTCCGTGCTCCTCATCGCCTGCCCCTGCGCCATGGGCCTCGCCACCCCAGCGGCCATCGCCGTAGCCACGGGAAGGGCGGCGGGAATGGGCCTCATCTTCCGCAAGGGCCAAGCCATAGAAGGCCTGGCCCGGGCGGATACCGTGGTTTTGGACAAAACGGGGACCCTCACCCAAGGAAAACCCACCCTCACGGAGACCCTTGGGTTCGCCCTGAAGCCCGAAGAGGCCTTGCGGCTTGCTGCCGCCTTGGAGCGAGGAAGCGAGCACCCCATCGCCAAGGCGGTTCTGGAAGCAGCCAGAAACCTTAACCTACCCGAGGCTGAAGGGGTGCGGGCCCTGCCCGGGGAGGGGATCGAGGGGGTGGTGGAAGGCCGGAGGCTTTACCTGGGGGGCCCGGCCCTTATGGGGCGGCTCAAGGTACCCCTTCCCCAAGAAGCCCAGGAGCTTTCCCAAAAGGGCTACACTCCCCTTTACCTGGCGGATGGGGAAAGGCTTTTGGCCGCCTTCGGGGTCTTTGACCCCCCCAAGCCCGAGGCAAAGCGGGTGGTGGCCGCCTTAAAGGCCCTGGGCCTCAAGCCCGTCCTCCTCACCGGGGACCACCCCGTCCCGGCAAGGCGGGTGGCCGAAGCCCTAGGAATCCAGGAGGTCCTGGCCGGGGTACGCCCTGAGGGTAAGGTGGAGGCCATACGGCACCTGCAGGCCCAGGGGCGGAAGGTGATCTTTGTGGGGGACGGGATCAACGACGCCGCCGCCTTGGCCCAGGCCGATGTGGGCATCGCCCTGGCCACGGGCACGGACATCGCGGTGGAGGCGGGGGATGTGATCCTGCTCTCGCCAAGCCTGGAAGGGTTGGTGCACGCCATCCTCCTCTCGCGGCGTACCTTGAGGACCATCTACCTCAACTTCTTCTGGGCCTACGCCTATAACCTCCTCCTCATCCCCGTGGCCGCCGGGGTCCTCTACCCCTTCACCGGGCTTCTCCTAAACCCCATGCTGGCAGCTGGTGCCATGAGCCTCTCCAGCCTCTTCGTGCTCAGCAACTCCCTGAGGCTGAAGGGATTCCGGCCCCAGAGCTTAACCGGAGCTTAACGACACCTGGCTAAGGTGCAGACGGGAGGTGAACGTATGTGGTGGTGCGGCAACTGGGGATACATGGGTTGGTGGGGGCCTCTTTTTGGCCTTCTCTGGTTTGTCCTCCTGGGACTCTTCATTTACTGGCTGGTGCGGAGCCTAGCACCGGAGCGCCGGGACAGGGCCTTGGAGATCCTAAGGGAGCGGTACGCCCGGGGGGAGATCGACAAGGAAACCTTTGAGCGCATGAAGCGCGAGCTCGCATGAGGGTTCTCCTGGTGGACGACGACCCGGCCCTCCTCGAGGTCCTGGGGGCCTACCTGAGGGGGGCTAGGTTTGAGGTTTTGGAGGCGCAGGATGGGGAAAGGGCCCTGGAACTCTTTCCCCGTGCCGATCTCGTGATCCTGGACCTCATGCTGCCCAAGCTGGATGGCTTTAGGGTCCTGGAGGAGGTGCGCCGGGAAAGGCCCGAGCTTCCCATCCTCATGCTGACGGCCAGGGGGGAGGAGGAGGAAAGGGTGAAGGGGCTGGAGCTAGGGGCCGACGACTACGTGGTCAAGCCCTTCAGCCCCAAGGAGGTGGTGGCCCGGGTCAAGGCCCTCCTAAGGCGGGCCGGCCTCAAGGAGGAGCTCAGCTATGGTCCCTTGCGCCTTCTTCCCAAGGAGCGCCAGGCCTACCTGGAGGGCAAGCCCCTTCCTCTTTCCCAGCTGGAGTTTGACCTCCTCCTTACCCTGGCCCAGCACCCCGGCATAGTCTTCACCCGGGAAAGGCTCTTGGAAAAGGTGTGGGGACCGGATTTCCCGGGCATAGACCGGGTGGTGGACGTGCACATCGCTGCCTTGAGAAAGAAGCTCATGGACGATCCAGAAAACCCCCGGTTCATAGAAACCGTAAGGGGAGTGGGGTACCGCTTCCGGGAAATCGATGCGCCTCTTCGCTAAGCTCTTTCTCAGCCACCTTCTGGTAGCCCTCCTGGCCCTGTTCCTGTTCTTCCTCCTGGCGGAGGCCCTGGCCCCCTCCTTCTACCGGGGGCATGTGGAGCGCATGTACCACGCCCTCTCCATGATGGGTGGGCTCATGATGGGCGAGGCCTTGAGGCGGGACCTCGAGGAGGGCCTCCGCTCCACCCTCACCACCGCCCTCCTCGCCGCCCTCCCCCTATCCGTGCTTGGGGCCGCCCTCTCCGCCTCCTTCGCCAGCCTGCGCTTCTCCCGCACCGCCAGGCTTTTGGCCGAGGGAAGCCGCCGCATGGCCCAAGGGGAGTACCGGGTGCGCCTTCCCTCCTTAGAACGGGACGAGCTCGGCGAGGTGGCCCTGCACTTCAACCGCCTGGCTGAGGCCCTGGAGCGGGTGGAACAAAGCCGGGTGGAGCTCATCGGCACCGTGGCCCACGAGCTCAGGACCCCCCTGTCCGCCCTGCAGGCCTACGCCGAGGCCCTGGCGGATGGGGTCATGGAGCCCGAAAAGGCGGCAGAAAGGATTCAGCAGGAGGTGCGGGCCATGAGCCGGCTGGTCCGGGACCTCTCCCTGGTCTCCCAGGTGGAATCGGGGGCCGTGGAGCTTCACCCCGAGCCCCTGGATCCCAAAGGCCTCCTGGAACAGGCGGCGGGGCGCTTCCGCCCCGCCTTCCAGGCCAAGGGAGTGGCCCTGGAGGTGGCGGTCCCCCCCTTTCTCCCCCGGGTCTGGGCCGACGAGGAACGGACCCTCCAGGTGCTCGCCAACCTGCTTTCCAACGCTCTCCGCCACACCCCGGAGGGGGGAAGGGTGAGGCTTGGGGCGGAGTCCATGGGCCAGTCCGTGGCCTTTCAGGTAGAGGACACCGGGCCCGGTATACCTAAGGAGCACCTCCCCCACATCTTTGAACGGTTCTACCGCATAGACCCCTCCCGCAGCCGCCAAGACGGAGGCACAGGGGTAGGGCTCACCATCGCCAAGGGTCTGGTGGAGGCCATGGGGGGAAGGATCTGGGTGGAAAGCCAGTTGGGCCGGGGAAGCCTTTTCTGCTTCACCCTGCCCCTTTACACGGGCTTAACGGGAAAGGCTTAGGGTGGGTGCCATGAGGAAGCTTCTGGCGCTTGCCTTAGGTGTGGCTTTAGGCCTAGCCCAGACTCCTTCCCCCGAAACCCTCAAAGGCCTGAAGCCCGAAGAGGCCCTGGCCCTGGCCAAGCGGTGGCGGGAGGAAGGGCAAAGGGTGGTGAGCTACGTGACCCCCGAGGCCTTCTTCTTCCAGTTTCCGGACGGCCGCAAGGCCCAGGTGGCCCTCAAGGACCGCTTCCTCCTGGCGATAGCTCCCTACGTGAGCCGTACCCATCCCTGCCAGGTCCACTACTTCTCCAGCTGTACCGGGGAACTCCAGGAGGAGGTCTTTGAGGTTCGGGTGCTGGAGGGGGAGAAGGAGGTGCTCACGACCCAGGTCAGAACGGGAAAGGACGGGTTCTTTGAGCTCTGGTTGCCCAGAAACCGCCGCTATACCCTGGAGATCCGCCGGGGGAACCTGGCAGCCACCGGTCCCGTGGGCACCTTCAGCCAAAACCCCACCTGCCTTACAGGCTTCCACCTCACCTCACGGTAAAACGCCATGCGCCCTTTAACCCTTACCCTCTTCCTCGGCCTCGCCCTGGCCCAAACTCCCTTGGGCCCGGTGCCCACCCGGGACGTTCACGCCCTCTTGTGGCACCCCTCGGGAGTCTTGCTCCTGGGGCACCACGACGGCATCGTCGCCTGGACCAACGGCGCCCCCCGGGACCTGGTGCGGCGTCGGGACTGGGACGCCATGAACCTGGCCTGGGACGGCAGGCGCCTCATCGTGGCTGGGCACTGGGTCCTAGCGGAAAGCCGGGATCTCCAACGCTTCCGTGACCTAAGGCCCAAGGGCCTCCCTGCCCTGGACCTCCACGCCTATGCCATCGATCCCAGGAAGCCTGAGGTCCACTACGCCCTCGAGGCCACTTACGGCTACTTCCGCAGCCAGGACGGCGGGCAGACCTGGGCGAGGCTTACCGCCCGGGGCCTGCCCAAGGTGGGGATGGCCTTTTTCCTGGTGGACCTAAAGGGCCGCCTCTGGGCTTCCCTTCTGGAAAGGAGGCTCTTCCTGAGCGAGGATGGGGGCAAAAGCTTCCGCCCCATTCCCGCCCCAGACCCCGTCCCGGGACCCTTAGCCCTCTCCCCTTCCGGCGTCCTTTACCTGGGAGGAAAGCTTGGCCTCTGGCAGCAGACGGAAAGGGGATGGCGCAGGCTCTGGCAGGGCACGGTCCTAGCCCTGGCTGCCCATCCCCAGGAGGAGGGTTTGCTGGCCTGGGTGGACGCAAGGGGTACCCTCTGGCGAGGGCGCTGAGGGCTATCCCTTCCAGGCCACCCCGGCCACATGGGGGGCCACCAGGGGAAGGGGTAAGCCGAAGGCCTCCGCCTCCACCCGGGCAAACCCGGCCTCCCGAATAAGGGCTAAGGTCTCACGGTTGGGATGGCAGCCGTCCCCCAGAAACGTCCAAAGGGGGCAGAAAAGATCCTGGGCCCGGCGCAGGCAGGAACCCTGGGGGGCGGCCACGTGCTCCAAAAAGACGAAACGCCCCCCGGGCTTCAACACCCTGAGGATCTCCCCCAAGGCCCGCTTGGGATCCTCCACCGAGCAAAGGACCAAGGTGGCCACCACGGCCTCCACGCTTCCCTCCGGCAAGGGGATGGCCTCCGCCCGGCCTAAAAGAACCTCGCCGGGAAGCCCCTTGAGGCTCAAGGCCCGCTG from the Thermus neutrinimicus genome contains:
- a CDS encoding WD40/YVTN/BNR-like repeat-containing protein, with amino-acid sequence MRPLTLTLFLGLALAQTPLGPVPTRDVHALLWHPSGVLLLGHHDGIVAWTNGAPRDLVRRRDWDAMNLAWDGRRLIVAGHWVLAESRDLQRFRDLRPKGLPALDLHAYAIDPRKPEVHYALEATYGYFRSQDGGQTWARLTARGLPKVGMAFFLVDLKGRLWASLLERRLFLSEDGGKSFRPIPAPDPVPGPLALSPSGVLYLGGKLGLWQQTERGWRRLWQGTVLALAAHPQEEGLLAWVDARGTLWRGR
- the sufB gene encoding Fe-S cluster assembly protein SufB; the encoded protein is MSEADLRALGEEYKYHFVDEVKPVFVAERGLTRRVIEAISYHKGEPEWMLKFRLRALEIFQKKPMPTWGPDLSGLDLDNLVYYVKPAETRDAKSWEEIPEEIRRTYERLGIPEAERKVLAGVGAQYDSEMVYHRVREELERQGVIFVAIEEGMKKYEDLFKEYFAKVVPPEDNKFAALNSAAWSGGSFVYIPPGVKVELPLQAYFRVNTPEFGQFERTLIIVDEGAEVHYIEGCTAPVYSTESLHTGVIEIVVKRGARSRYTTIQNWSTNMYNLVTQRALVYGDAFHEWLDGNLGSKVTMKYPSSYLLEPGARTEILSIAFAKTGQHQDTGAKIILGAPHTSGTIVSKSISKGEGRASYRGLVKVLEGAKGAKANVECDALLIDPESRTDTYPYIEIEENTAHVGHEATVSKINDEQIFYLQSRGLKEDEAAALIVRGFIEPIAKELPLEYAVELNRLIELEMEGSVG
- a CDS encoding CueP family metal-binding protein, giving the protein MRKLLALALGVALGLAQTPSPETLKGLKPEEALALAKRWREEGQRVVSYVTPEAFFFQFPDGRKAQVALKDRFLLAIAPYVSRTHPCQVHYFSSCTGELQEEVFEVRVLEGEKEVLTTQVRTGKDGFFELWLPRNRRYTLEIRRGNLAATGPVGTFSQNPTCLTGFHLTSR
- a CDS encoding metal-sensitive transcriptional regulator; its protein translation is MPRHHLHLDPKVREEAQRRLLSAKGHLEGILRMLEDPHVYCVDVLKQLKAVEGALDRVGEMVLRAHLRDHVATAHERGDVEEIVEELMEALKYR
- a CDS encoding sensor histidine kinase encodes the protein MRLFAKLFLSHLLVALLALFLFFLLAEALAPSFYRGHVERMYHALSMMGGLMMGEALRRDLEEGLRSTLTTALLAALPLSVLGAALSASFASLRFSRTARLLAEGSRRMAQGEYRVRLPSLERDELGEVALHFNRLAEALERVEQSRVELIGTVAHELRTPLSALQAYAEALADGVMEPEKAAERIQQEVRAMSRLVRDLSLVSQVESGAVELHPEPLDPKGLLEQAAGRFRPAFQAKGVALEVAVPPFLPRVWADEERTLQVLANLLSNALRHTPEGGRVRLGAESMGQSVAFQVEDTGPGIPKEHLPHIFERFYRIDPSRSRQDGGTGVGLTIAKGLVEAMGGRIWVESQLGRGSLFCFTLPLYTGLTGKA
- a CDS encoding heavy metal translocating P-type ATPase, which encodes MALEVKVGVKGMTCASCVVRVERALKRAPGVEEARVNLTTEEAFLRLQEGVDLKEVLKQVEEAGYEPVVARVEIPIRGMTCAACVARVERALKKLPGVLSANVNLATEKALVEYLPDTVTLPRLRQAIRDAGYEPLEVAQEEKQAPAYPTDLLLALPFAFLTLLLAMGPMLLPLPHLPPLFQALTALPVLYAGRRFFRQALAEMRHRALGMSTLVALGAGSAYLYSFLVLLFPTLFPKEARHLYLEAGAVILALILLGKHLEEKAKGKASEAIRKLLALRPKTARVVQEGKEREIPAEALIPRDLVRVLPGERIPADGVVVEGFSHVDEAMLTGEPIPKAKGPGDEVVGGTVNGEGPLLVRVSRVGEATVLAQMARLVEEAQAYKPRVQEVADRIASVFVPIVLLIALVTFGLWLLLGPGLSYAFVALLSVLLIACPCAMGLATPAAIAVATGRAAGMGLIFRKGQAIEGLARADTVVLDKTGTLTQGKPTLTETLGFALKPEEALRLAAALERGSEHPIAKAVLEAARNLNLPEAEGVRALPGEGIEGVVEGRRLYLGGPALMGRLKVPLPQEAQELSQKGYTPLYLADGERLLAAFGVFDPPKPEAKRVVAALKALGLKPVLLTGDHPVPARRVAEALGIQEVLAGVRPEGKVEAIRHLQAQGRKVIFVGDGINDAAALAQADVGIALATGTDIAVEAGDVILLSPSLEGLVHAILLSRRTLRTIYLNFFWAYAYNLLLIPVAAGVLYPFTGLLLNPMLAAGAMSLSSLFVLSNSLRLKGFRPQSLTGA
- a CDS encoding Rieske (2Fe-2S) protein, whose protein sequence is MWTPVAKLGDLENGRLVVKRPEHKKPILLLYTGEEVFALEDVCTHDDGPLHEGDVEDGEIICPRHGARFDLKTGRQTLPAPRPVKVFPARLEGDTILLDL
- a CDS encoding SHOCT domain-containing protein codes for the protein MWWCGNWGYMGWWGPLFGLLWFVLLGLFIYWLVRSLAPERRDRALEILRERYARGEIDKETFERMKRELA
- a CDS encoding class I SAM-dependent methyltransferase, which gives rise to MRKGLRARFFAALLPALSRGHVALSEPWRKKLLGSLAGKVLEIGPGTGVNLAYLPDGVCWIGLEPNPYFHPRLQRALSLKGLPGEVLLGRAEAIPLPEGSVEAVVATLVLCSVEDPKRALGEILRVLKPGGRFVFLEHVAAPQGSCLRRAQDLFCPLWTFLGDGCHPNRETLALIREAGFARVEAEAFGLPLPLVAPHVAGVAWKG
- the sufD gene encoding Fe-S cluster assembly protein SufD produces the protein MQVLDKTQVEAISQALKEPGWVLEKRLRALEAFARLPYPSRKDEAWRYTDLSEAPLEGEVETPMGRKLSRDELPELVKRRLEKTDVSGFLVFVGPDLVYAEVPEELSAKGLVFTSLAEAMTTHPAQVEASLFQGVYVEDKFAAENSAFFTHGAFLYVPAGLEVEKPLGVFKVLEGGKASAGRSLLFLEDNAKAAYIEEYLSLDLPPTLHLSATEMVLRPGARLRHAHVQTLGNGVWHFHRQRALLERDAALNDLVVNLGGSYARSEVASELLGPGAESEMLGLYFGHGLQHFDHYTLQHHVEHHTRSDLLYKGAVKDEARAVFSGLIKLERGAQKTDAYQANRNLILSPTARVDSIPQLEIGANDVRCTHGSTTAPVDEMQLFYLQSRGLPQSLAQELLVKAHLADVLNRIPLKALRAHLEAVIEEKVRI
- a CDS encoding response regulator transcription factor, translated to MRVLLVDDDPALLEVLGAYLRGARFEVLEAQDGERALELFPRADLVILDLMLPKLDGFRVLEEVRRERPELPILMLTARGEEEERVKGLELGADDYVVKPFSPKEVVARVKALLRRAGLKEELSYGPLRLLPKERQAYLEGKPLPLSQLEFDLLLTLAQHPGIVFTRERLLEKVWGPDFPGIDRVVDVHIAALRKKLMDDPENPRFIETVRGVGYRFREIDAPLR
- a CDS encoding CopZ family metallochaperone, whose product is MLKLKVEGMTCKHCVMAVKKALMRVPGVEKAEVSLERAEALVEGKVDPEALIRAVEEEGYRAALAG